A region of Leptotrichia hongkongensis DNA encodes the following proteins:
- a CDS encoding pseudouridine synthase — protein sequence MEKKEVIVNSEMEGMRLDRYLRKNFKEEPLSRIFGAIRSGDIKINGKKSKENYRLLLNDKIIIRNLSSGNIEKTEKSVNIAKVKNLKILESDLEKYKKMVIFENDDFFIVNKKENTPMHKGTGHKYGLAEVFKAIYKSENINFANRLDFETSGLVIGCKTLKFLRYISQKIRDNEVHKKYFAIVHNRKITEHLKFKEKNLNLKDFKIENCLTTMENKVIVSEKPISGESKKSITYFKHINLDKLKNSKKILKLLEKNNKNILLLDIELITGRKHQIRAQLAHEGLFIVGDKKYGIKDGSNRFFLCCYSLSFDNYNFSIIDKAFF from the coding sequence TTGGAGAAAAAGGAAGTTATTGTAAATTCTGAGATGGAAGGAATGCGGCTTGACAGATATTTAAGAAAAAATTTTAAGGAAGAGCCGCTTAGCAGAATTTTTGGAGCGATAAGGTCTGGAGATATTAAAATTAATGGAAAAAAATCAAAAGAGAATTATCGCCTTTTGCTAAATGATAAAATTATAATTAGAAATTTGTCTTCAGGAAATATTGAAAAAACAGAAAAAAGTGTGAATATAGCCAAGGTGAAAAATTTAAAAATTTTAGAAAGTGATCTGGAAAAATATAAAAAAATGGTTATTTTTGAAAATGACGATTTTTTTATTGTGAATAAAAAGGAAAATACTCCGATGCATAAAGGAACTGGACATAAATATGGACTTGCTGAAGTTTTTAAGGCAATTTATAAAAGCGAAAATATTAATTTTGCGAATAGGCTCGATTTTGAAACATCGGGTCTTGTTATTGGCTGTAAAACCTTAAAGTTTCTTAGATATATTTCTCAAAAAATTAGAGATAATGAAGTCCATAAAAAATATTTTGCGATTGTTCATAATAGAAAGATAACTGAACATCTTAAGTTTAAAGAAAAAAATCTTAATTTGAAAGATTTTAAAATTGAAAATTGTTTGACAACAATGGAAAATAAAGTTATTGTCTCTGAAAAACCTATTTCAGGAGAGTCGAAAAAAAGTATCACTTATTTTAAGCATATAAATCTTGATAAATTAAAAAATTCAAAAAAAATATTAAAATTATTGGAAAAAAATAATAAAAATATTTTACTTTTAGATATTGAACTGATTACTGGAAGAAAACATCAGATAAGAGCTCAACTTGCTCACGAAGGTCTTTTTATAGTGGGCGATAAGAAGTATGGAATAAAAGATGGAAGTAACAGATTTTTTCTTTGTTGTTATTCACTTTCTTTTGACAACTATAATTTTTCGATTATAGACAAAGCATTTTTTTAA
- the rodA gene encoding rod shape-determining protein RodA, translating to MFQKQRLTDRIKNSIFRMDKMILSIVYALTTISTIFVYSATRENGMVIRNILWIAIGTILVFAIASIDYKILKLYIWHIYGIGAALLLLVRFAGKKTLGAQRWIALGPFQLQPSEFVKVGIILIIAYWIVTKYREGINNLKDIIGSILPALPLILLILIQPDLGTTLITISSFLFMIFLYGADMKPIWVIGIVVLLSVYPVYRFVLDDYQRDRVETFLHPEKDRKGSGWHVIQSKISVGAGGIMGKGVLQGSQSRLEFLPEAQTDFIFSVLSEELGFVGSSLVLLLYFMLIYEIMRIARIIQDDFGRLILYGLAGVIFMHVIVNVGMTIGLVPVTGKPLLFMSYGGSSFLASFIMIGIIESIKIHNN from the coding sequence ATGTTTCAAAAACAAAGATTAACTGACCGAATAAAAAATAGTATTTTTCGGATGGATAAAATGATTTTATCAATCGTTTATGCTCTTACAACAATCAGCACTATATTTGTATATAGTGCAACAAGGGAAAATGGTATGGTTATTAGGAACATTCTGTGGATTGCAATAGGAACGATACTAGTGTTTGCTATAGCTTCGATTGATTATAAAATTCTAAAATTATATATTTGGCATATTTATGGAATAGGAGCAGCTTTGTTGCTTCTGGTTCGATTTGCAGGGAAAAAGACGCTTGGAGCACAACGGTGGATTGCACTGGGACCGTTTCAGCTACAGCCGTCAGAATTTGTAAAAGTAGGGATTATTTTGATTATAGCGTACTGGATTGTAACAAAATACAGAGAAGGAATTAATAACTTAAAGGATATTATTGGTTCTATTCTTCCTGCGTTGCCGCTTATCTTATTAATCTTAATACAGCCTGATTTGGGAACAACACTGATAACAATTTCTTCATTTTTGTTTATGATTTTTTTATACGGTGCAGATATGAAGCCGATTTGGGTAATAGGAATTGTAGTTTTATTGTCAGTTTATCCAGTTTATAGATTTGTTTTGGACGATTATCAAAGAGACCGTGTGGAAACTTTTTTGCATCCTGAAAAAGATAGAAAAGGAAGCGGATGGCACGTAATTCAATCAAAAATTTCTGTTGGAGCAGGAGGAATAATGGGGAAAGGAGTTCTGCAAGGGAGTCAGAGCAGATTGGAATTTTTACCTGAAGCACAAACAGACTTTATTTTTTCAGTATTGTCTGAAGAATTAGGATTTGTAGGCTCTTCATTAGTCTTACTTTTATATTTTATGTTAATCTATGAGATTATGAGGATAGCCCGGATTATACAGGATGATTTTGGCCGCCTCATATTATATGGGTTAGCAGGAGTTATCTTTATGCATGTAATCGTAAATGTAGGAATGACAATTGGACTTGTTCCAGTTACAGGAAAACCATTATTGTTTATGAGTTACGGTGGAAGCTCGTTTCTAGCTTCATTTATAATGATAGGAATAATTGAAAGCATAAAAATTCATAATAATTAA
- a CDS encoding LptF/LptG family permease, whose translation MNKLDKYIILNYVKSFILGMMMFFLIFLLAESISLTGWIMDGKLKGHDAIRYLRYGTPEIITNTAPLGVLLGSLLCISKMAKQLEIAAMKTSGISFARIALFPMIFSFLVSMGVFWLNYDALGKSNTKKENLKSLKIDNKEPVKAEKKFIFVKIDKKTVLFSEHANKNTGTMENIEILKFEKGFKEISKIYTSPFGKINPKTNEWTFKDLKEYDDKTNLMKPADTKKFKFIAKMEDVLASPVKAKNLTMPELREKVVYFTRVGADSLNLRIEFYYRISFALSSFVMCLIGLSLGSRYVRGGAALNIGLSVIIGYAYYGVSTILRSMAVSGAVPIYAACFIPLIIFLIVGIKLFRDSEY comes from the coding sequence ATGAATAAATTAGATAAATATATAATTCTAAACTATGTAAAAAGTTTTATTTTAGGAATGATGATGTTTTTCTTAATATTTTTACTAGCTGAAAGTATTAGTCTTACGGGATGGATTATGGACGGAAAGCTTAAAGGACATGATGCCATAAGATATCTGAGATACGGAACACCTGAAATAATAACAAATACAGCTCCTCTTGGAGTTCTGCTTGGAAGCCTTCTGTGTATAAGCAAGATGGCAAAACAGCTGGAAATCGCAGCAATGAAAACAAGTGGAATCAGTTTCGCAAGAATAGCTTTATTTCCCATGATTTTTTCATTTCTTGTAAGTATGGGCGTATTTTGGTTAAATTACGACGCTTTAGGAAAATCAAACACTAAAAAAGAAAATTTAAAATCTTTAAAAATTGATAATAAGGAACCTGTCAAGGCGGAGAAAAAATTTATTTTTGTAAAAATTGACAAAAAAACAGTACTTTTTAGTGAACACGCAAATAAAAATACTGGAACCATGGAGAATATTGAAATACTGAAATTTGAAAAAGGCTTTAAGGAAATAAGCAAAATATACACTTCTCCTTTTGGAAAAATTAACCCCAAAACAAATGAATGGACTTTTAAAGACTTAAAGGAGTACGATGATAAAACTAATTTAATGAAGCCTGCTGATACAAAAAAATTCAAATTTATTGCAAAAATGGAGGATGTACTGGCAAGTCCAGTCAAGGCAAAAAATTTGACAATGCCTGAATTACGTGAAAAGGTAGTTTATTTTACAAGAGTTGGAGCAGATTCCTTAAATTTAAGAATAGAATTTTATTATAGAATATCTTTTGCATTATCTTCATTCGTTATGTGTCTAATTGGACTTTCGCTAGGAAGTAGGTATGTAAGAGGGGGAGCAGCTCTAAATATAGGATTATCTGTAATAATTGGTTATGCCTATTACGGTGTCAGCACGATTTTACGTTCGATGGCAGTATCTGGAGCAGTTCCAATTTATGCAGCTTGTTTTATTCCGTTAATTATATTTTTAATAGTTGGAATAAAATTATTTAGGGATTCTGAATACTAA
- a CDS encoding CvpA family protein, producing MMLDIGFIVLLIIFIFLGYRRGFSLEFFNMFKYIFIIFITNYICKLFFNSEKIKPQNQLKIFVIIVLVQCIVYSVVLIVNRKFLKSIKIKRFDKFSGMIFGIMELFFVAVIVYITVITGSIGSKRIREIRDKSLSIQFMTKHALKFADSFPKFIKDDVERYVVSQREKEVIDDVLNNYKNPKPDKFEKTKDIE from the coding sequence ATGATGCTGGATATTGGCTTTATAGTTTTACTGATAATATTTATTTTTCTTGGATATAGAAGAGGATTCTCTTTGGAATTTTTCAATATGTTTAAATATATTTTTATTATTTTTATAACAAATTATATTTGTAAACTTTTTTTTAATTCAGAGAAAATTAAACCTCAAAATCAGTTAAAAATTTTTGTTATTATAGTTTTAGTCCAATGTATTGTCTATTCTGTAGTTCTTATAGTTAATAGAAAATTTTTAAAAAGTATAAAAATAAAAAGATTTGATAAATTTTCTGGAATGATATTTGGAATAATGGAGTTATTCTTTGTTGCAGTTATTGTTTATATTACAGTAATTACAGGATCTATAGGAAGTAAAAGAATACGTGAAATAAGGGACAAAAGCCTTTCCATTCAGTTTATGACAAAACATGCATTAAAATTTGCAGATTCTTTTCCAAAATTCATAAAAGATGATGTGGAAAGATATGTTGTTAGCCAGAGAGAGAAAGAAGTAATAGATGATGTTTTAAATAATTATAAAAATCCAAAACCAGATAAATTTGAAAAAACAAAAGATATTGAATAA
- the alr gene encoding alanine racemase, producing the protein MRCWAEININNLYSNIDEIKKIVTKDKIIAVIKADAYGHGMLEICNALIKKGIKNFAVATSDEALKIKELHDDIMVLILGPVENEYMDLIADKNIYFMVTDFEEIEYLEKTGKEKGKTTDVFIKIDTGMGRVGFQESETEKLNEILKNSNHINPIGIFSHFSSSDSDKDYTKLQESKFKAMCEKISSGISSIKYRHLHNSFGTLKFQDSIEDFVRVGIILYGGVTDKETAPYKFKPVMSLFAKISYIKTLKEDSFISYGNTYKGKAGKTYATVSIGYADGVRRDLSNKGYVFYKGYKCEIVGRVCMDQLIILLPEELKNEAKKGDVVEFFGENISVVEVADLCNTISYEILCGISQRVPRIYVEK; encoded by the coding sequence ATGCGATGCTGGGCAGAAATAAATATAAATAATTTGTATAGCAATATTGATGAAATTAAAAAAATTGTGACAAAAGACAAAATAATAGCAGTTATAAAAGCAGATGCTTATGGACATGGGATGCTTGAAATTTGTAATGCTCTTATAAAAAAAGGGATTAAGAATTTTGCAGTTGCAACAAGTGACGAAGCGCTTAAAATAAAAGAACTTCATGATGATATTATGGTGCTGATATTAGGACCTGTGGAAAATGAGTACATGGATTTGATTGCTGATAAAAATATTTATTTTATGGTAACAGATTTTGAGGAAATAGAATATTTGGAAAAAACTGGAAAAGAAAAAGGGAAAACTACAGATGTGTTTATAAAGATAGATACAGGAATGGGACGTGTAGGCTTTCAAGAAAGTGAGACTGAAAAACTGAATGAAATTCTTAAAAATTCCAATCATATTAATCCAATAGGAATTTTCTCGCATTTTTCATCATCAGATAGTGACAAAGACTATACAAAATTGCAGGAAAGCAAATTTAAAGCAATGTGTGAAAAAATATCAAGTGGGATATCATCAATAAAATACAGACATCTGCACAACAGTTTTGGAACTTTGAAGTTTCAAGATAGCATAGAAGATTTTGTGAGAGTGGGAATTATACTTTATGGAGGGGTTACAGACAAAGAAACAGCTCCGTATAAATTTAAGCCAGTAATGTCTCTCTTTGCAAAAATCAGCTATATAAAGACATTAAAGGAAGATAGTTTTATAAGTTATGGAAATACTTATAAAGGAAAAGCTGGAAAGACCTATGCTACAGTTTCTATTGGATATGCTGACGGAGTAAGACGTGACTTGTCAAATAAAGGCTATGTTTTTTATAAAGGATATAAATGTGAGATTGTAGGACGTGTCTGTATGGACCAGCTTATAATTTTACTTCCTGAAGAATTGAAAAATGAAGCTAAAAAAGGCGATGTTGTAGAATTTTTTGGTGAAAATATAAGTGTTGTAGAGGTTGCTGATTTATGTAATACTATTTCGTATGAGATTTTGTGTGGAATAAGTCAGAGAGTGCCTAGAATTTATGTGGAAAAATAG
- a CDS encoding LptF/LptG family permease gives MKIIDRYIYNSLFLPSIFGISIFTFIMMLNVIMEVMERLFASDLPFISIIDYLFYAIPGVLVQTIPMGAFLGVMLVYGGLSETNEIVAMEGSGIGLFRIIRPAFIFGIILTLIGLGLEIYVNPRALKNINAQTKQILASKPSSLSEEKVFLTNEEKGFGFYIDEVNNEKATAKNFLIINKRGDNPYPIVFLAENAKFDPGIIRLKKVKGYAFDKDGNSQVSALYQEQEIPITTFFRENKKEVKKSRKEMDIKELNEFYKQNIKNPEEKETALKAQVEIYQRLIGPFASTFLCWLGVLLSVGHRRSGRGISFGISLIVIFGYIGMASYAKIMVLKNNVPANIAMWVPNFVLFIMCIYFSIKKYKGN, from the coding sequence ATGAAAATAATTGACAGATATATCTACAATTCACTTTTTTTGCCGTCAATATTTGGAATTAGCATATTTACATTTATTATGATGTTAAATGTGATAATGGAAGTTATGGAACGTCTGTTTGCAAGTGATTTGCCATTTATATCTATAATAGACTATCTATTTTATGCTATACCGGGAGTTCTTGTACAGACAATACCTATGGGAGCATTTCTTGGGGTAATGCTTGTTTATGGAGGACTTTCAGAAACGAATGAAATTGTTGCAATGGAAGGTTCTGGAATAGGACTTTTTAGAATAATCCGACCAGCATTTATTTTTGGAATAATATTGACGTTGATTGGTTTAGGGCTTGAAATATATGTAAATCCCCGTGCCTTAAAAAATATAAATGCACAGACAAAACAAATTCTGGCTTCAAAACCAAGTTCATTGTCAGAAGAAAAAGTTTTTTTGACAAATGAGGAAAAAGGCTTCGGATTTTACATTGATGAAGTAAATAATGAAAAAGCAACAGCTAAGAATTTCCTGATTATAAATAAACGTGGAGATAATCCATATCCTATAGTATTTCTTGCAGAAAATGCAAAATTTGATCCAGGAATTATACGATTAAAGAAAGTAAAAGGATACGCTTTTGATAAAGACGGTAATAGCCAAGTTTCTGCTTTGTATCAGGAGCAGGAAATACCAATCACTACTTTTTTTAGGGAAAATAAGAAAGAAGTAAAAAAAAGCCGTAAAGAGATGGATATAAAAGAATTGAATGAATTTTATAAACAGAATATAAAAAATCCTGAAGAAAAGGAAACTGCACTAAAAGCACAGGTAGAAATTTACCAAAGACTTATAGGACCATTTGCAAGTACATTTTTATGCTGGCTGGGAGTACTGCTTTCAGTAGGGCATAGACGAAGTGGAAGAGGAATAAGTTTTGGAATAAGTTTGATTGTTATATTTGGTTATATAGGAATGGCAAGTTATGCAAAGATCATGGTGCTAAAAAATAATGTACCTGCAAACATTGCAATGTGGGTTCCTAATTTTGTTTTATTTATAATGTGCATATATTTTTCAATAAAGAAATATAAAGGAAATTAG
- a CDS encoding M16 family metallopeptidase has protein sequence MIEKIRTNSGIEVIFDRLESISTCSVGVFVKTGSRDESDTEEGISHVLEHMIFKGTPTRNYFEISEEIDYLGANVNAHTTKEETVFYINALTQFLGKSVDILFDIVTNSTIDEKELEKEKDVIVEEIKMYKDSPDDLVFEMNYADSINGQYGKPIIGTEASVKGFTADEIRKYYKERYTKDNILVVVSGNFDKNEIIQKIDQYFSKLGDKKIDRRDKIDFSFNAGKKIVSKDINQVNICISHQSEDYNSKNKIYTDILANIIGGSMSSRLFQEIREKNGLAYSVYTYNQYYLSGGLTSTYIGTNLENYEKAIEITLSEFKKLRENGVTEDELQKAKNKYMSRIAFAMENPRSRMGIIGNYYIRKNEILDTEKMKNEVNEVKIEDVNTFAKTKYLSENITVLGNINN, from the coding sequence ATGATAGAGAAGATAAGGACAAATAGTGGAATAGAAGTTATTTTTGATAGGCTTGAAAGTATTTCTACCTGCTCAGTTGGAGTATTTGTAAAAACTGGCTCACGAGATGAAAGTGATACGGAGGAAGGAATCTCCCATGTACTGGAACATATGATTTTTAAAGGGACTCCTACTAGAAATTATTTTGAAATTTCTGAAGAAATTGACTATCTTGGAGCAAATGTGAATGCACATACGACTAAAGAAGAAACAGTTTTTTATATAAATGCCTTAACACAGTTTCTAGGAAAGTCTGTGGATATTTTGTTTGATATTGTTACAAATTCTACGATTGATGAAAAGGAGCTAGAAAAAGAAAAAGATGTAATCGTGGAAGAAATTAAGATGTATAAGGATTCACCAGATGATCTGGTATTTGAAATGAATTATGCAGACAGTATAAATGGGCAGTATGGAAAGCCTATTATTGGAACAGAAGCTAGTGTAAAAGGCTTTACTGCAGATGAAATCAGAAAATATTATAAGGAAAGATACACAAAAGACAATATTTTGGTTGTAGTTTCTGGAAATTTTGATAAAAACGAGATTATTCAGAAAATTGATCAATATTTTTCAAAATTAGGTGATAAAAAGATTGATAGACGTGATAAAATAGATTTTTCATTTAATGCTGGAAAAAAAATTGTCTCAAAAGATATAAATCAAGTTAATATCTGTATTTCTCATCAAAGTGAAGATTATAACAGCAAAAATAAAATATACACGGATATTTTAGCAAATATTATTGGTGGTTCAATGAGTTCTAGACTTTTTCAGGAAATCCGTGAGAAAAATGGACTTGCCTATTCTGTATACACATATAATCAATATTATTTGTCAGGAGGCTTGACATCGACATACATTGGAACGAATCTGGAAAATTATGAAAAGGCAATAGAAATAACGCTTTCAGAGTTTAAAAAGTTACGTGAAAATGGAGTTACAGAAGATGAACTTCAGAAAGCAAAAAACAAATATATGAGCAGAATTGCCTTTGCAATGGAAAATCCACGTTCAAGAATGGGAATTATAGGAAATTATTATATTAGAAAAAATGAAATTTTAGATACTGAAAAAATGAAAAATGAAGTTAATGAAGTAAAAATTGAGGATGTAAATACTTTTGCAAAAACGAAATATTTATCAGAAAATATAACGGTTTTGGGAAATATCAATAACTAA
- a CDS encoding 2,3-butanediol dehydrogenase produces the protein MATMKAARWHNRKDVRVEEVEVPEITRENQIKIAVKYSGICGSDLHEYLGGPIFIPANAPHPYTNEKAPITMGHEFCGEVVEIGSGITKFKVGDRVTVEPILAKNGLIGKYNLDPNLNFIGLAGGGGGFSEFVVVNEDQAHKLPDEIDYEQGALTEPAAVAVYAVRQSRFNTGDTAAVFGCGPIGLLIIDALRASGATEIYAVEVSPERQEIAKKLGAIIVDPTKVNTVEYIKEKTNGGVNVSYEVTGVPAVLQQSLEVAEKDGELMVVSIWETEAPIQPNEVVIQERTIKGVIAYRDVFPKTLELMKQGYFSKDLLVTKRIKLEDIVNEGFEALVKEKSQVKILVSPK, from the coding sequence ATGGCAACAATGAAAGCTGCAAGATGGCACAATAGAAAAGATGTAAGAGTGGAAGAAGTTGAAGTACCAGAAATTACAAGAGAAAATCAAATTAAAATAGCGGTAAAATATTCGGGAATATGTGGTAGTGACTTACATGAATATTTAGGAGGACCAATATTTATTCCAGCAAATGCTCCACATCCATATACAAATGAAAAAGCCCCAATTACAATGGGACACGAATTTTGTGGAGAAGTTGTGGAAATAGGAAGTGGAATTACAAAATTTAAAGTAGGAGATAGAGTTACGGTTGAGCCAATTTTAGCAAAAAATGGATTAATTGGAAAATATAATTTGGATCCTAACTTGAACTTTATCGGACTTGCTGGTGGAGGAGGGGGATTTTCTGAATTTGTAGTTGTAAATGAGGATCAGGCTCACAAATTACCAGATGAAATTGATTATGAACAGGGAGCATTGACAGAACCTGCAGCAGTAGCAGTTTATGCAGTTAGACAAAGCAGATTTAATACAGGAGATACAGCGGCAGTATTTGGTTGCGGACCAATTGGACTTCTTATAATTGACGCATTGAGAGCATCTGGAGCAACAGAAATTTATGCTGTGGAAGTTTCACCTGAAAGACAAGAAATTGCTAAAAAATTAGGGGCAATAATTGTAGACCCTACAAAAGTAAATACAGTTGAATATATAAAGGAAAAAACAAATGGCGGAGTAAATGTTTCTTATGAAGTTACAGGAGTTCCTGCTGTATTGCAACAATCTTTGGAAGTTGCTGAAAAAGATGGAGAATTGATGGTTGTAAGTATTTGGGAAACAGAAGCTCCAATACAGCCAAATGAAGTAGTAATTCAAGAAAGAACAATAAAAGGAGTTATCGCATACCGTGATGTATTCCCTAAAACATTGGAATTAATGAAACAAGGATACTTCTCGAAAGATTTATTAGTAACAAAAAGAATTAAATTAGAAGATATCGTAAATGAAGGATTTGAAGCACTTGTAAAAGAAAAAAGCCAAGTTAAGATTTTAGTGTCGCCTAAATAA
- the accD gene encoding acetyl-CoA carboxylase, carboxyltransferase subunit beta has product MGLFSSRKSKNKYVTLTSKSKLTVDIVDDNKWKKCNQCNEIIYNEDLKNNLNVCPKCGNYFRLTAFERIELLIDEGTFIEEDMTLNSKDVLNFPGYEEKLELAREKSRMLDGVISGVGKINGLEVSIAAMEFSFMGGSMGSVVGEKITRALERGLKRKIPVVVVSSSGGARMQEGILSLMQMAKTSGAVKRLNEAGIPFISVPVDPTTGGVTASFAMLGDVIITEPNAFIAFAGPRVIEQTVNQKLPKGFQRAEFLLEHGMIDIISERKDLKTTIYRVLEKLV; this is encoded by the coding sequence ATGGGATTATTTTCAAGCAGAAAATCAAAAAATAAATATGTAACACTTACATCCAAATCAAAATTGACAGTTGATATTGTAGATGACAATAAGTGGAAAAAATGTAATCAATGTAATGAGATTATTTATAATGAGGATTTGAAAAATAATTTAAATGTATGTCCAAAATGCGGAAATTATTTTAGGCTTACAGCTTTTGAAAGAATTGAGCTGTTAATTGATGAAGGAACCTTTATTGAAGAAGATATGACACTTAATTCAAAAGATGTATTAAATTTTCCTGGATATGAGGAAAAATTAGAATTAGCACGTGAGAAAAGCCGAATGTTAGATGGTGTTATTAGCGGAGTTGGAAAAATTAATGGACTAGAAGTGAGTATTGCCGCAATGGAATTTAGCTTTATGGGTGGAAGTATGGGATCTGTTGTTGGAGAAAAGATTACAAGGGCATTAGAAAGAGGGCTTAAAAGAAAAATACCAGTTGTAGTAGTTTCAAGCTCTGGTGGTGCAAGAATGCAGGAAGGAATCTTGTCACTTATGCAAATGGCAAAAACTTCAGGAGCAGTAAAAAGATTGAATGAAGCAGGAATTCCGTTTATTTCTGTACCTGTTGATCCGACTACTGGTGGAGTGACAGCTTCTTTTGCAATGCTAGGAGATGTTATTATAACAGAGCCGAATGCTTTTATTGCTTTTGCAGGGCCTAGGGTAATTGAGCAGACTGTAAATCAGAAATTGCCAAAAGGGTTTCAAAGGGCAGAATTTTTGCTAGAACACGGAATGATTGATATAATTTCAGAAAGAAAAGACTTAAAAACAACGATTTATAGAGTATTGGAAAAATTAGTGTAA
- a CDS encoding acetyl-CoA carboxylase carboxyltransferase subunit alpha translates to MSIKDEIKELEDNIAELKRFSAERNIDFSAQITELEKNLEDKYRDFEENEMDAWNRIQISRNPQRPYTLDYIKELTQDFVELHGDRLSKDDNAIVGGLATIDGYKIMIIGQQKGRDIESNIFRNFGMASPEGYRKALRLMRMAERFKLPILTLIDTAGAYPGIEAEEKGQGEAIAKNLAEMFGFRVPIVSVVIGEGGSGGALGIGVADSILMFENSVYSVISPEGCASILFNDSTKAAEAAKSLRMDAISLKSLGVIDEIIKEPLGGAHRNFEETAQNLKEMVVKEFKRIDKFSLRELLKRRYDKYRKMGEFFEE, encoded by the coding sequence ATGAGTATAAAAGATGAAATTAAAGAATTGGAAGATAATATAGCTGAGTTAAAAAGATTTTCAGCTGAAAGAAACATTGATTTTTCTGCTCAAATAACAGAACTTGAAAAAAACCTCGAAGATAAATATAGAGATTTTGAGGAAAATGAAATGGATGCCTGGAATAGAATTCAAATTTCAAGAAATCCTCAAAGACCATATACTTTGGATTATATAAAAGAATTGACGCAGGATTTTGTAGAACTTCACGGTGATAGGCTTTCAAAGGATGATAATGCGATTGTAGGAGGGCTTGCAACAATTGATGGTTATAAAATAATGATAATAGGGCAGCAAAAAGGAAGAGACATTGAATCAAATATTTTTAGAAATTTTGGTATGGCGAGTCCTGAAGGGTATAGAAAGGCTCTTAGATTAATGAGAATGGCAGAACGTTTTAAATTACCAATTCTGACATTAATTGATACAGCTGGAGCATATCCTGGAATAGAAGCCGAAGAAAAAGGGCAAGGAGAGGCTATTGCCAAAAATTTAGCGGAAATGTTTGGATTCCGTGTACCAATTGTATCTGTTGTTATTGGAGAAGGTGGAAGTGGAGGAGCATTAGGAATTGGTGTAGCAGACTCAATTTTAATGTTTGAAAATAGTGTGTATTCTGTTATTTCCCCAGAGGGATGTGCCTCAATTCTTTTTAATGATTCAACAAAAGCTGCAGAAGCTGCAAAAAGTCTAAGAATGGATGCTATCAGCCTAAAAAGTCTTGGAGTAATAGATGAAATCATAAAAGAGCCTTTAGGCGGAGCCCACAGAAACTTTGAAGAAACAGCGCAAAATTTAAAAGAAATGGTTGTGAAGGAATTTAAGCGGATAGACAAATTTTCATTAAGGGAATTGCTAAAAAGAAGATATGATAAATATAGAAAAATGGGCGAATTTTTTGAAGAATAA